In one window of Chloroflexota bacterium DNA:
- a CDS encoding type II toxin-antitoxin system PemK/MazF family toxin — translation MKRGEVWWVNFDPSVGGEIRKKRPAVIISNDAANKHLNRVQVVPLTTRVGHVYPSEAVVTLKDRHSKAMADQLTTVSKQRLINRAGRLTHADMRKVEHVVKIQLGFLDTVLQT, via the coding sequence ATGAAACGCGGTGAGGTATGGTGGGTGAACTTTGACCCGTCGGTTGGCGGTGAGATTAGGAAAAAGCGTCCAGCGGTCATCATCAGCAATGATGCAGCAAACAAACACCTTAACCGTGTACAGGTTGTGCCCCTGACAACTCGGGTAGGTCACGTCTATCCCAGCGAGGCAGTTGTGACGCTCAAGGATAGGCATAGCAAGGCAATGGCAGACCAGCTGACTACAGTGAGCAAACAGCGTTTAATCAACCGAGCGGGCAGGTTGACACATGCCGACATGCGAAAGGTAGAACATGTGGTGAAGATACAACTCGGTTTTCTAGATACGGTTCTGCAAACCTAA
- a CDS encoding addiction module antitoxin — translation MQKKLTITIDEQVYDGLYAVIGRRRISRFIEDLVRPYVLYQELEAAYRQMAQDEEREAEALEWAEATVGDVSDETR, via the coding sequence ATGCAAAAGAAACTGACCATTACCATTGATGAGCAGGTCTATGATGGACTGTATGCAGTCATAGGACGCCGTCGCATTAGTCGCTTCATCGAAGACTTGGTACGCCCATATGTGCTTTATCAAGAGTTAGAAGCCGCCTACAGGCAAATGGCTCAGGATGAAGAACGCGAAGCGGAAGCATTGGAATGGGCGGAAGCCACTGTTGGAGACGTGAGCGATGAAACGCGGTGA